The following are from one region of the Paenibacillus sp. JZ16 genome:
- a CDS encoding metal ABC transporter permease: MLNLLLSPNTQWVLLSTLILGMAAGMIGCLAYWKRQSLMSDALSHAALPGVVVAFALTGSKNLLVMILGAAVSALIGAWMIQWIRTSSRIKEDTAMGMILSVFFGLGIMLLTIVNRTAGGNQSGLDNFIFGQAASMVRKDVFTMLILAALVILVVSIGFKEWKLFLFDPDFARGLGMNSRLMNSLYMGVLVLVIVIGIQAVGVILMAAMLIIPAVSARYWTQSFRMMVILSAIFGGGSGFVGTLVSTIGKGWPTGPFIVVASSVLFTVSLVFGAEKGLLIQALQLRSQKKEHMDSNNPSVLSPQLSERGSNQ; the protein is encoded by the coding sequence ATGCTGAATTTATTATTATCTCCGAACACGCAATGGGTGCTATTGAGCACATTAATTCTGGGCATGGCAGCCGGCATGATCGGCTGTCTCGCCTATTGGAAGCGGCAAAGTTTGATGAGTGACGCATTGTCTCATGCGGCTCTTCCGGGTGTCGTGGTTGCATTTGCATTGACCGGAAGCAAGAATCTGCTGGTGATGATACTCGGAGCTGCTGTCAGCGCCTTAATCGGAGCCTGGATGATCCAGTGGATCCGTACTTCCAGCCGCATTAAGGAAGATACGGCCATGGGCATGATTCTATCCGTATTTTTCGGACTGGGCATTATGCTGCTTACCATTGTGAACCGAACAGCGGGCGGGAATCAGAGCGGACTGGATAACTTTATTTTCGGTCAGGCTGCATCCATGGTTCGTAAGGATGTTTTTACGATGCTCATTCTGGCTGCTTTAGTTATTCTGGTTGTCTCGATTGGCTTTAAGGAATGGAAGCTATTCCTGTTTGATCCCGATTTTGCCCGGGGATTAGGGATGAATAGCCGTCTGATGAATTCCCTCTATATGGGGGTGCTTGTTCTTGTCATTGTCATTGGTATTCAGGCCGTTGGCGTCATTTTGATGGCGGCCATGCTGATCATACCTGCCGTAAGCGCAAGATATTGGACTCAATCCTTCAGAATGATGGTCATTTTGTCGGCAATATTTGGTGGCGGCTCCGGGTTTGTCGGCACCTTGGTCAGCACGATCGGAAAAGGATGGCCTACAGGACCGTTTATCGTTGTCGCCTCTTCCGTATTGTTCACGGTTTCTCTGGTCTTCGGTGCCGAGAAAGGACTGCTAATCCAGGCGCTGCAGCTCCGCTCTCAGAAAAAAGAACATATGGACTCCAATAACCCATCGGTTCTAAGTCCGCAGTTGTCCGAAAGGGGGAGCAATCAATGA
- a CDS encoding metal ABC transporter permease, with translation MTYTGWILLTASLVGLSCGIVGVFLILRRMAMMADAISHTVLLGIVTAFIVTRELSGPHMLIGAIIAGLLTAVLVQWFHSRGVQQDASIGVVFTTLFAIGVILIATQVGNAHLDTKHALMGEITFVPWDVMYVPLLGEVPKATFMLAAVLLAVLIVILAFYKEWKITSFDPALAASIGIPVVLMHYVFMSLVSITTVASFDAVGAIMVVAMLITPAAAAYLWTDKLSIMLVLSGAFGVISAFMGYYVALWLDTSISGSMAFATGIVFILSFLFSPRHGVLSRYLHKFNTHGSEEKLDGVS, from the coding sequence ATGACCTATACAGGATGGATATTGCTAACGGCTTCTCTCGTCGGATTGTCTTGCGGTATCGTTGGCGTGTTCCTGATACTGCGCAGAATGGCGATGATGGCCGATGCTATCAGTCATACTGTGCTGCTTGGGATCGTAACGGCTTTTATCGTCACAAGAGAATTAAGCGGACCTCATATGCTGATCGGTGCGATTATTGCCGGATTGCTGACAGCGGTTCTCGTTCAATGGTTTCATTCCCGGGGCGTTCAGCAGGATGCTTCCATCGGTGTTGTATTTACAACCTTGTTTGCGATTGGCGTCATCCTGATTGCAACCCAGGTTGGCAATGCCCATCTGGATACCAAGCATGCCCTCATGGGTGAGATTACGTTTGTGCCTTGGGATGTGATGTACGTTCCTCTATTAGGGGAGGTACCCAAAGCTACCTTCATGCTGGCAGCCGTACTCCTCGCTGTACTGATCGTCATCCTGGCGTTCTATAAGGAATGGAAGATTACGTCCTTTGATCCGGCTTTGGCGGCCAGTATCGGCATTCCTGTCGTGCTCATGCACTATGTATTTATGTCGCTGGTCTCCATCACGACGGTTGCATCGTTTGATGCCGTGGGAGCGATCATGGTGGTGGCTATGCTTATAACACCTGCCGCAGCAGCCTATCTATGGACGGATAAACTCTCCATCATGCTGGTGTTAAGCGGAGCCTTCGGCGTCATTTCTGCATTCATGGGTTACTATGTCGCGTTATGGCTGGACACCTCCATCTCAGGCTCTATGGCATTTGCTACCGGAATTGTATTTATTCTCAGCTTCCTGTTCTCTCCGAGACATGGCGTGCTTTCCCGTTATCTTCATAAATTTAATACACATGGCAGTGAAGAGAAACTGGACGGTGTATCCTGA
- a CDS encoding metal ABC transporter ATP-binding protein, whose protein sequence is MSVLQVQDLNASYRKNKVLHQVSFHVEQGSLTSIVGPNGAGKSTLLKVMLELHPKLSGNVSFFGSSLSKTKTRVGYVPQRGSVDWDFPTDALDVVMMGLYGRVGWLKRPNKSHKEKAMASLDQMGMADFADRQISQLSGGQQQRVFLARALVQDADLYFMDEPLAGVDAATERAIMTTLKDLKMAGKTVMVVHHDLQTVEDYFDHVLLLNRTVIAHGKTEDVFTKEHVYRAYGGSLRWMKEA, encoded by the coding sequence ATGTCTGTACTTCAAGTTCAAGACCTCAATGCATCCTATCGTAAAAATAAAGTGCTCCACCAAGTCTCCTTTCATGTGGAACAAGGCTCTTTAACCAGCATTGTCGGGCCAAACGGCGCCGGTAAATCAACGCTGTTAAAAGTCATGCTGGAGCTTCACCCCAAGCTGTCCGGGAATGTGTCATTCTTTGGATCAAGCTTAAGCAAAACCAAGACCCGTGTCGGCTATGTGCCGCAGCGCGGATCCGTGGACTGGGATTTCCCGACCGATGCACTGGATGTTGTCATGATGGGTCTATACGGCCGGGTGGGCTGGCTGAAACGACCGAACAAGAGCCATAAGGAAAAAGCGATGGCATCGCTGGATCAAATGGGCATGGCGGACTTTGCCGACCGCCAGATCAGCCAGCTCTCCGGCGGACAGCAGCAGCGCGTATTCCTCGCTAGGGCGCTTGTCCAGGATGCCGACCTCTATTTCATGGATGAACCGTTAGCTGGTGTTGATGCGGCAACCGAGCGGGCGATTATGACCACGCTGAAGGATCTAAAAATGGCCGGTAAAACGGTCATGGTGGTCCATCATGATCTGCAGACGGTTGAGGATTATTTCGACCATGTGCTGCTTCTGAACCGTACGGTCATTGCACATGGGAAGACGGAAGATGTATTCACGAAGGAACATGTATACCGCGCCTACGGCGGTTCGCTTCGCTGGATGAAGGAGGCGTAA
- a CDS encoding AAA family ATPase, translating to MIIWVNGAFGSGKTQAAHELQRRIPNSYVYDPENAGYFIRDNVPRDAKRDDFQHYPMWREFNYSMFKYMDQESDQLIIAPMTITNAEYFDEIVGNLRRDGVKVEHFTLCASKEVLLRRLRSRGEGSNSWAAQQIDRCISGFSNEVFQHHIDTDHLSIDEVVETIGALANVKLLPDHRSSAKKKLDRIKTKFAHIRFFG from the coding sequence ATGATTATATGGGTTAACGGCGCATTCGGTTCGGGGAAGACCCAGGCTGCGCATGAGCTTCAGCGAAGAATCCCGAACTCGTACGTGTACGATCCGGAAAATGCAGGTTACTTCATTCGCGATAATGTGCCAAGAGATGCCAAACGCGATGACTTTCAGCATTATCCGATGTGGAGGGAGTTTAATTACTCCATGTTTAAGTATATGGACCAGGAATCGGATCAATTGATCATTGCTCCGATGACCATTACAAACGCGGAATATTTCGATGAAATCGTTGGTAATTTGAGACGTGATGGCGTGAAAGTAGAGCATTTTACATTGTGCGCTTCCAAGGAAGTGCTCCTTAGACGGCTGCGGAGCAGAGGGGAAGGTTCGAATTCATGGGCCGCACAACAAATTGACCGGTGTATCAGCGGATTCTCGAATGAAGTGTTTCAGCATCATATCGACACGGATCATCTATCGATCGATGAAGTGGTCGAAACGATCGGTGCTTTGGCAAATGTGAAGCTGTTGCCTGATCATCGCAGCTCCGCCAAGAAGAAACTCGATCGAATCAAAACCAAATTTGCGCACATCCGATTTTTTGGATAA
- a CDS encoding metal ABC transporter solute-binding protein, Zn/Mn family, which translates to MKKRTNRNRILLGAAAILSLLLVLTACATGEVKQEGTAGEQGDKKIRVVTTIGQIAEPISVIGGDRVEVLSLMGPGVDPHLYNATQGDIKKLDSGDVIFYSGLHLEGNMTEIFEQIGKNKPVLAIADAIPKDQLLQDDTQAIDPHVWFDIDLWKVSLDSAVEELKSLAPNDADYFEENKQKYFAQLDELKAEAKDKLSQIPEEQRVMVTAHDAFGYFGRLHGLEVVGLQGLSTEDEIGLSDINGTIDILLQHKVPAVFVESSVNPASINAVIEGAAKNGLDIKLGGELFSDAMGEAGTTEGTYIGMYRHNVETIYHALTGSGE; encoded by the coding sequence ATGAAGAAGAGGACGAATAGAAACAGGATATTATTAGGGGCAGCCGCCATTCTGAGTTTGCTGCTTGTATTAACCGCTTGCGCTACGGGAGAAGTGAAGCAGGAAGGAACAGCCGGTGAACAAGGGGATAAGAAAATCCGAGTGGTTACAACCATTGGACAGATTGCGGAACCCATCTCCGTTATTGGGGGAGATCGGGTCGAGGTACTGAGCTTGATGGGGCCTGGCGTCGATCCGCATTTATATAATGCTACCCAAGGCGATATCAAGAAACTGGATAGTGGCGATGTTATTTTCTATAGCGGGCTTCATCTCGAAGGCAACATGACGGAAATATTCGAACAGATCGGTAAGAACAAACCTGTACTGGCGATTGCAGATGCCATCCCGAAGGATCAATTGCTGCAGGATGATACGCAGGCCATTGATCCCCATGTGTGGTTTGACATCGATTTGTGGAAAGTGTCTTTGGATTCGGCCGTAGAGGAGTTGAAGTCTCTTGCTCCGAATGACGCTGACTATTTTGAAGAGAACAAGCAGAAGTATTTTGCCCAGCTGGATGAATTGAAAGCCGAGGCCAAGGATAAGTTGAGTCAAATTCCGGAAGAACAGCGGGTGATGGTTACCGCTCATGATGCATTTGGGTATTTCGGCCGTTTGCATGGCCTGGAGGTAGTTGGACTGCAAGGATTGAGTACGGAGGATGAAATCGGCCTCTCGGACATTAACGGAACGATCGATATCCTGCTGCAGCACAAGGTGCCTGCCGTATTCGTTGAGAGCAGCGTCAATCCAGCTTCCATTAATGCCGTTATTGAAGGTGCTGCCAAGAACGGGCTGGATATAAAGCTTGGAGGAGAGCTTTTCTCCGATGCCATGGGCGAAGCGGGAACAACGGAAGGAACTTATATCGGAATGTATCGTCATAATGTCGAAACCATCTATCATGCATTAACAGGAAGTGGTGAATAA